DNA sequence from the Chiloscyllium punctatum isolate Juve2018m chromosome 47, sChiPun1.3, whole genome shotgun sequence genome:
tcagggagatatctgtacactgactggtgtctctcagtcccctctctcttcctcagggtgacatctgtacactgactggtgtctcagtccctctttctttctcagggagatatctgtacactgactggtgtctctcagtcccctctctctctcagggagatatctgtacactgactggtgtctctcagtcccctctcgctcagggagatatctgtgcactgactggcgtctctcagtccctctctctctcagggagatatctgtacactgactggtgtctctcagtccctctctctctctctcagggagatatctgtacactgcctggtgtctctcagtcccctttctctctcagggagatatctgtatactgactggtgtctctcagtcccctctctctcggagatatctgtacactgactggtgtctctctgacccccgtctctctcagggagatatctgtacactgactggtgtctctcagtccccctctctctcagggagatatctgtacactgactggggtctctctgacccccgtctctctcagggagatatctgtacactgactggggtctctcagtcccctcttggtctcagggagatatctgtacactgactggtgtctctcagggagatatctgtacactgactggtgtctctcagtcccctctctctctctctctctctcagggagatatctgtacactgactggtgtctctcagggagatatctgtacactgtctggtgtctctcagtcccccccctctctctcagggagatatctgtacattgactggtgtctctcagtcccccccctctctctcagggagatatctgtacactgactggtgtctctcagtcccctctctctctctctctctctctctctctgggagatatctgtacactgactggtgtctctcagtcccatctctctctcaggaagatatctgtacactgactggtgtctctcagtcccctctctctctcaggaagatatctggacactgactggtgtctctcaatcccctctctctctcagggagatatctgtacactgactggtgtctctcagtcccctctctctctcagggagacatctgtacactgactggtgtctctcagtcccctctctcgctcagggagatatctgtacactgactggtgtctctcagtcccctcttggtctcagggagatatctgtacactgactggtgtctctcagggagatatctgtacactgactggtgtctctcagtcccctctctctctcagggagatatctgtacactgactggtgtctctcagtcccccctctctctctcagggagatatctgtacactgactggtgtctctcagtcccctctctctctcagggtgatatctgtacactgactggggtctctcagtcctgTCAGGGATGTGGAGTCATTCATTACTCACCGTAGTGACACGGCAGATTTGACCCTTGAACTCTGGACTGTAGCAGGCTCCACTAAGAGGACATTTTTCGACAGGTTTCCCCCTGAGGGTTTCGAGGGAGTTAAAAGCAGACATGTTAAACAGTGACCCCATTCAAAGAAACGTCAGCGTTCGTTTTAATACAGCTCAACAGCTTCTGGTGACAGcgcggggctccctcagtactgaccctccgacagtgcggcgctccctcagtactgaccctccgacagtgcggcgctccctcagtactgaccctccgacagtgcggcgccccctcagtactgaccctccgacagtgcggccctccctcagtactgaccctccgacagtgcggccctccctcagtactgaccctcccacagtgcggggctccctcagtacggaccctccctcagtacggaccctccgacagtgcggcactccctcagttctgaccctccgacagtgcggcactcactcagtactgaccctccgacagtgcggccctccctcagtactgaccctccgacagtgcggcactccctcagtactgaccctccgacagtgtggcactcactcagtactgaccctccgacagtgcggccctccctcagtactgaccctccgacagcgcggccctccctcagtactgaccctccgacagtgcggccctccctcagtacggaccctccgacagtgcggccctccctcagtacggaccccccgacagtgcggcactccctcagttctgaccctccgacagtgcggccctccctcagtactgaccctccgacagtgcggccctccctcagtactgaccccccccacagtgcggccctccctcagtactgaccctccgacagtgcggccctccctcagtactgaccctccgacagtgcggccctccctcagtactgaccccccccacagtgcggccctccctcagtactgaccctccgacagtgcggccctccctcagtactgaccctccgacagtgcggccctccctcagtactgaccctcccacagtgcggggctccctcagcttGGGATATAAAGTCGTGTCCCGTGAGCAGGTGTGTTTCCCGTCTCCCTGGCCCGTACCTGTAGATTGGTTTGTACGAAGCTGCACAAATGTCGAAGGGGTTATGCATGTCGTAGTTGAGATGATGGGCATCATTTGGGGTCTTCTCACAAGCTGCCAGGATCTTGCGAGTCTGCGATAGAGAACAGCACCTGCTATcaatgtctgacacacacacatgcacagcctGCAAACTCCCAGTGAATACCCCCACGATGGCTGGTGGGCACGGAAgacggggtgggtgggggagagagggggggggggggggggtcggggggaAGAGGGCCCCGCGGGGGGGTCGGGGGGAGATTCCGTGTGCACAtgcatgggtgagagagagagagagctctctGTGTGATCAGGATGGAGTCAGTGTTTGTGGGACGATtcaggtgagtgagggagggagggagctgtGGCTGTCGCCCCTACCCCAGGAGCGTTACCTGCTGCCCAACGTCGGGCTTGGGGCCCAGCTCGAGCAGTCTGCCAGCGAAGGAGGCGGCTGTCTTGAAGTTCTTGAGTTTGAAGAAGAGATTGACGGCTGTCCTCAAGACCAGGATCATGTGGACGGGCTGGAGGCTGCAGTGGGTGAAATACGCTGCCATCTACAGGAGAGAGATCAACACAAcaggtcacacacacaccccccggggggggggggggggggggggggggggttagagggtcacacacacaccccccgggggggggggggggggggggggggtggggttagagggtcacacacacaccccgggggggggggggggttagagggtcacacacacaccccccgggggggggggggggggggttagagggtcacacacaccccccgggggggggggggggggggcgggggggttagagggtcacacacacaccccccgggggggggggggggggggggttagagggtcacacacacaccccggggggggggggggggttagagggtcacacacacaccccccgggggggggggggggggggggggttagagggtcacacacaccccccgggggggggggggggggggggggggggcggggggggttagagggtcacacacacaccccccgggggtgggggggggttagaGGGTCACAGTCATGCCCCGGGGTGGGGGAACGGGGAAGGACAGCGCCACGGCccgaggtaggggagagagggTTCCTCCATCGCCTcgcgcccccccccccagggTGGGGTAAGGCTGGCCTACCTCACAGATCCGTTTCTGCTGCTCCAGAGTGTCCTTGGGCAATCTCTTCCTCTCAATCTCCATACTCAGGCCCAGAATATACTCCCGACAGATGGTAATCAGCTGCTGGgcctgggggggggtggggggcgataGAGATCgggaatggggggggtgggggggggggggggggggaggaagagagagagagagagagagagagagagagagagagagagagagagagagagagagagagagcgcatgagGAAGAGGGCATgtggggtggaagggagagggaggtggaaaagggggggcaaagagggagagggggggaagggggcgggaagaggaagagagagaggggaaaaagggtGCAAGTGGGGAGTTTGGGTGGGTGTGGTTTGGGAAGGAGTGATGGGGTGGGAGTGTGAGGTAAGGAGGAAGTCAGCGTGAGGGGGGAAAGGGGTGAAGGGCAGGTTGGAAGCAATGGGGACAGGACACAAAGCACATCAGAATGACTGCAGAAATGTGAGTGGTGACCAGTTAGCCCATCGATTCGAGACTGGCCCTTTCAGAGCGCGGACCTCACAGGTTTCCACTCCCAGCCTGATGGTGGCCAGCCCCTTCGTTTCTCCCACtactctccctctttccccccccccccgccctctctccctattccctCTGGTTGACGTTCAGAAAGTTCCTGCTCAGTTAGCGTCCCCCTGCCCCAGGGAGCGTGCCCCTTCCCCCCCCGCCAATGACAACCACTCACTGTCACGTGAACCCATCTCCGCGTCCCCCCCCTCTCCGATCTCTGCGCCCAATTCTCTCCGATCCGTGGGAGATAAAGGGAGCGACCGTCCCTTCCCGTTGCGCTGCCTCACCTCGGCGATCTCCTGCTTGTTATCCACCACCAGTAGGGGAATGCTGAGAAGGATGAGGCGGAAGCGCTCCACCGCCTCCTCGAATTTGCCTGCCGTGGTGAGCTGGTAGCACACCTGCAGCCGCTGGATCAGGTCACTCAGTTTGAGGCCTACCGCTGGAAGGCCGCTCTTCAGGCCTGCCTCCTTCCTGGAAGGAAGCAACAACGCTGAGGTACATTGGCAGCGGCCATCTTGCCCAGCCAGAGAACCCGGCGGCCATTTTACACCCCCAAATGGACAAAGGCGATAGACCCGGCGGCCATTTTACTCCCCCAAATGGACAAAGGCGATAGACCCGGCGGCCATTTTACACCCCCAAATGGACAAAGGCGATAGACCCGGCAGCCATTTTACACCCCAAATGGACAAGGCGATAGACCCGGCGGCCATTTTACACCCCCAAATGGACACCACCAGTGGACCCAGTGGCTATTTTACACCCCCAAATGGACCACAGCAATAAGGCCTGATGGCCATTTTACACTCCTAAATGGACAACACTAACAGAAACAGCTGCCATTTTGCACACCCAAATGGACACCACCAATAGGCTCCGCCACCATTTTACACTCCCAAATGGACAACACTGACAGACTCCGAGCATTTACACTCCCAGAAGGGCAGTACTTCCATCATGCACTCATACCGAAGGACATTGGTCATTTTCCGGTACAGCTTGGTGATGTCAGCAGCACGGGCGGCCATTTTCCTTACGCCCTGCCTCAGAGAAGCAGTGGGAGAGGGAAGATCGGAGGGAGCGAGGCACCCAAGCATTGTTGCTTCCCCACCcgtgcacacccacacacccccccggTGCCCCGTACCACTCACCAGTTGCGCTGCGGGTAACCGTACATGGTGGGAAGGCAGGGTAGGGCTTGGTAGACCGAGCGACCGCGGGCGAAGGCCTGAAGGAAGAGGCTCTTGTATGGGGCAAAGTTCACCACACCGACCTGGTCTGAAGGAGCTGGAGGCCacaggagggggtggggggggagtttagagagagaggagatcagGAGGGCATTTAAACACACAGCGACCCAGCACACCCCTCCCGTACACAACATGCGGTACTCACCCGGGCTGCAGTCTCAAAGGATCCCGCCACAAGGTGGTCAGCGGGCAGCTGAGAGTTATTGCACCACAcctgagggagggggaagagagagagagagagagagagacaaggagggggtggggcaagagacagagacgggggggggggggggaagaggagagattgagagagagagagagaggagaaagagaaagagaaagagagagagggagggagaggaagagagagagagacaggcagatcgagagacacagagggggggggagagagagagagagagagagagagagggagagggggagagacagacaggggagggggaaagagagagagagagagagagagacacagacggggggggggggggggagaaagagagagagacagacagacaaaggggTGGAGACatggggggagagaaaggacacagatgggggtgggggggggaggggagaagagaggggcggggggggaagagggggagagaaaacCACATTAGGTATGAGCTGGGGTGAAGGACAGGGTACCGACTGGAGACAGGATGTGAGGAGGAGCCCATTCAGTGAGACCCTGGCTGAGCCTGGAGGGGAGTCAGCTCCACATTGCCACCTGCTCCTGGTAGCCCTTCAAACCCTCAGCTGTTCCCAAATCTGTCTCCGCCCTTACAAACTATTCCAGGGAATCTCACTGGGTAGGGAAGGCCACAGGTGAACAGGTTCCTCCTCAGATCCACACCTCTTGAGTCCGGAATCTATTAAGTGAACCCCgtctgtaacccccccccaccctgccatTCCCCCCTCCCCGTACCCCCTTTCCCAGGTGAACCCTATCCGTACCTCCCCCCCATTTCCCCTTGTACCCCCGCCACAAGTGAACCCCATCTGTACCCTCCTCTGACACAGACAGACGCACGCACTCACgtagacacagagacagaggcagaggcagacagacagacagacgcacTCACgtagacacagagacagaggcagaggcagacagacagacagacgcacTCACgtagacacagagacagaggcaggcagacagagacagacagacgcactcacatagagacagagacagaggcagacagacagacagacgcacTCACGTAGAcgcagagacagaggcagaggcagaggcaggcagacagacagacgcACTCACgtagacacagagacagaggcagacagacagacagacagacgcacTCACgtagacacagagacagaggcaggcagacagagacagacagacgcactcacatagacacagagacagagacagaggcagagacagaggcagacagacagacagacacactcacgtagacgcagagacagaggcagaggcagaggcagacagacagacgcactcacatagacacagagacagagacagagacagacagacagacgcacTCACTCACgtagacacagagacagagacagagacagacagacgcacTCACgtagacacagagacagaggcagaggcagacagacagacagacgcacTCACgtagacacagagacagaggtagaggcagacagacagacagacgcacTCACgtagacacagagacagagacagagacagacagacgcacTCACTCACgtagacacagagacagagacagagacagagacagagacagagacagagacagagacagagacagagacagagacagagacagagacagagacagagacagagacagagacagagacagagacagacgcaCTCACTCACgtagacacagagacagaggcagaggcaGACAGGACAGACGCACTCACTCACgtagacacagagacagaggcagaggcagagacagacagacagacagacagacgcacTCACTCACGTAGacaagagacagaggcagagaaagacagacagacagacgcacTCACTCACgtagacacagagacagaggcagaggcagaggacagacagacagacagacagacgcacTCACgtagacacagagacagaggcagacagacagacagacagacgcacTCACgtagacacagagacagaggcagacagacagacagacgcacTCACTCACGTAGacagaggcagaggcagaggcagaggcagagacagacagacagacagacagacgcacTCACTCACGTAGACACAGAGGCAGAGGCAGTGACAGACAGACgcactcacatagacacagagacagaggcagacagacagacagacgcactcacatagacacagagacagaggcagacagacagacagacgcactcacatagacacagagacagaggcagaggcagacagacagacagacgcacTCACgtagacacagagacagaggcagaggcagacagacagacagacagacgcacTCACgtagacacagagacagaggcagagacagacagacgcacTCACgtagacacagagacagagacagaggcagacagacagacgcacgcactcacatagacacagagacagaggcagacagacgcactcacatagacacagagacagaggcagaggcagacagacagacgcactcacatagacacagacacagagacagacagacagacgcacTCACgtagacacagagacagaggcagaggcagacagacagacagacgcacTCAcgtagacacagacacagagacagaggacagacagacagacgcacTCAcgtagacacagacacagagacagacagacagacagacgcacTCACgtagacacagagacagaggcagaggcagacagacagacagacgcacTCACGTAgacacagcacagagacagacagacgcacTCACgtagacacagagacagaggcagaggcagacagacagacgcACTCACgtagacacagagacagagacagacagacagacgcacTCAcgtagacacagacacagagacagaggcagacagacagacagacgcacTCACGNNNNNNNNNNNNNNNNNNNNNNNNNNNNNNNNNNNNNNNNNNNNNNNNNNNNNNNNNNNNNNNNNNNNNNNNNNNNNNNNNNNNNNNNNNNNNNNNNNNNTCTCTTCatcattgtttctctctctctctgtctgtctcttacactgtccacctctcactctctctgttcctccctgtcactgtcactagtctttctcaatctctctctcttttgttctgtgcccatctctccctTGCTGTCTCTCTTTTGCTGTCTCTCTGTcttatctcccccctctctctctctctctctccgtcactgcctcttttctctcctctgtCTCGGTCCCTCTCCATCTCTTCCCGCGCTCgctgtctctttctctatcgctctccatgtctccctctctctctctctttctctctctctctctcgaatggGCAATCAGCAAATCAAACCTGTCTCGACAAAACAGACTTCATACCCAAGGCCTGAAAACACGTCTGATaggtgggaggctttcaaaagtgtgataacGAGAGTTCAGAATTATTATGTTCCCGTTAGAGTGAAACATAAGGCTGGTAGGAATTAAGGAACAATGGTTGAAAAGAGATATTGGGGTTTGAATCAAATCAGGAATAAAAAACATATTAAATACAGACAACTAGATTCATTCAATCTCTTGAACAATGCAAAAAGTGTAGGGGCCTTCTTAAGTGAGGGATCAGGAGGACAAAGATATGTTATGAGACAGCCTTGGCAAATatttttgcctttattggtcagagtattgagtacaggagttgggaggtcatgttgtggcctgtacaggacattggttaggccactgttggaatattgtgtgcaattctggtctccttcctatcggaaagatgttgtgaaacttgaaaggggttcagaaaagatttacaaggatgttgccagggttggagggtttgagctacagggagaggctgaacaggctggggctgttttccctggagcgtcggaggctgaggggtgaccttatagaggtttataaaatcatgagggacacggataggataaatagacaaagtcttttccctgggggtgggggagtccagaactagaggggcataggtttagggtgagaggggaaagatataaaagagacctaaggggcaactttttcacccagagggtggtacgtgtatggaatgagctgccagaggatgtggtgggggctggtacaattacagcatttaagaggcatttggatggggatatgaataggaagggtttggggggatatgggccgggtgctgggaggggggactagatggggttgggatatctgggtcggcatggacgggttgggccgaagggtctgtttccgtgctgtacatctctatgactctgtaactaaGGTTatggataatccaaagagattctccaAGTACATTAAGCACAAGAGAGAGCAACGAGAGAGAGGCCCCTTCAAGATCAAAGGGGTCATCGTTGGGTTGAACTTCAGCAGATGGtggagacattaaatgaatattttgggtCAGTTTGCATGAcggagaaagaaatagaggccagggaaataaatattgacgtGGTGAAAGCATGACAGCCGAGGAAGTGACGGAGGTCTGAGACTCTCTCCAGGCCTTGGGTGAGTGTACGCCAGGACGTCATGGGTTGGAAATTTCATGGCCCCGAGCAGAAGTCTTTGTCTCATCTATGACAACGGGCGGGGTGCTGGATGACCGGAGAGTTGTGCCTTTGTTTAGGGAGGTGAACCGTGGGAATGCAAGGTcagtgtgggccgaagggcctgtttccatattgtagggaatctgaaaGGTAGGATATCCGCGCATTCAGATGGGGCAAGGATTGATTCGGGatcgtcagcatggttttgtgggaGGGAATTGGTGTCTCACGAACGTGGTTGAGTTTTTTCTTTGAGGAAGTCACCAACAAGATTGACGAGGGCAAACCTCGTTGACTTGGAGTTTAGTGAAACCTGAGA
Encoded proteins:
- the LOC140468581 gene encoding coatomer subunit alpha-like, giving the protein MLCTGGVCWVAVCLNALLISSLSKLPPHPLLWPPAPSDQVGVVNFAPYKSLFLQAFARGRSVYQALPCLPTMYGYPQRNWKEAGLKSGLPAVGLKLSDLIQRLQVCYQLTTAGKFEEAVERFRLILLSIPLLVVDNKQEIAEAQQLITICREYILGLSMEIERKRLPKDTLEQQKRICEMAAYFTHCSLQPVHMILVLRTAVNLFFKLKNFKTAASFAGRLLELGPKPDVGQQTRKILAACEKTPNDAHHLNYDMHNPFDICAASYKPIYRGKPVEKCPLSGACYSPEFKGQICRVTTVTEIGKDVIGLRVSTLQFR